A genomic region of Alnus glutinosa chromosome 11, dhAlnGlut1.1, whole genome shotgun sequence contains the following coding sequences:
- the LOC133881144 gene encoding uncharacterized protein LOC133881144, protein MKQILLEEIKTFEGLEDERQLAWEERDKREQLKVDLEKVLCMQEISRRQKSRSTWLKEGDRNTGFFHRLANSHRRNNFISSLCIEGNGTSEHEKIKDSITQYYKKLFSETAPWRPKLDGLDFPGLDPLDVVWLERPFQEEEVLQALLSMDEDKALSPDGFSIAFYRSCWSIIKANLMSVFHNFHKHERFDKSLSASFIALIPKKDWTT, encoded by the coding sequence ATGAAACAGATCTTACTAGAGGAAATTAAAACTTTTGAAGGTTTAGAAGATGAGCGCCAGTTGGCATGGGAGGAAAGAGATAAGAGGGAGCAGCTGAAAGTTGACTTGGAAAAAGTGCTCTGTATGCAAGAAATAAGTCGGAGACAGAAATCAAGGTCGACTTGGTTAAAAGAGGGGGACCGTAACACCGGATTTTTCCATCGTCTTGCCAATTCTCATAGAAGAAACAACTTTATTTCCAGTCTTTGTATTGAAGGTAATGGTACTTCGGAGCACGAGAAGATAAAAGATTCAATCACTCAATACTATAAGAAACTCTTTTCTGAAACAGCCCCTTGGAGACCCAAGTTAGATGGATTAGATTTTCCTGGTCTAGACCCCTTAGATGTGGTTTGGCTCGAGAGACCGTTCCAAGAGGAGGAAGTTCTTCAAGCTTTGCTTAGCATGGATGAAGACAAAGCTCTGAGCCCCGATGGTTTCTCTATTGCTTTTTATCGTTCCTGTTGGTCTATAATTAAGGCTAATCTTATGAGTGTCTTTCACAACTTTCATAAGCATGAGAGGTTTGATAAGAGTCTTAGTGCTTCTTTTATCGCTCTCATCCCAAAGAAAGACTGGACAACTTGA